From the Cucurbita pepo subsp. pepo cultivar mu-cu-16 chromosome LG05, ASM280686v2, whole genome shotgun sequence genome, one window contains:
- the LOC111795815 gene encoding probable indole-3-pyruvate monooxygenase YUCCA8: protein MEFNLLHPVDHEGYLFSQNRCVWVNGPVIVGAGPSGLATAACLREQGVPFVVIERADCIASLWQKRTYDRLKLHLPKQFCQLPRLPFPEDYPEYPSKKQFIQYLESYTQKFEIKPQFNESVQLARYDETSGLWRVKTESISGEVEYICRWLVVATGENAECVTPEIDGLNQFSGEVLHVSDYKSGERFKGKKVLVVGCGNSGMEVSLDLCNHEASPSMVVRSSVHVLPREILGKSTFELAVLLMKWLPLWLVDKLILILAWFVLGNIERYGIKRPSMGPLQLKNTTGKTPVLDIGALSKIRSGDIEVVPGIKRFTEKQVEFINGETMDIDAVLLATGYRSNVPFWLQEKEFFAKNGFPKTEFPHSWKGKSGLYAVGFTRRGLSGAASDAIKIAQDIGGVWRQEIKQKRRPTACLRRCISQF, encoded by the exons atggagtTCAATTTGCTTCATCCTGTCGATCATGAAGGCTATTTGTTCTCTCAAAACCGGTGTGTTTGGGTTAACGGTCCGGTGATTGTCGGCGCCGGACCGTCGGGACTGGCGACGGCGGCTTGTTTGAGAGAACAAGGCGTTCCGTTTGTGGTCATCGAAAGAGCTGATTGCATAGCTTCGTTGTGGCAAAAGCGGACTTACGATAGGCTTAAACTTCATCTTCCAAAGCAATTTTGCCAGCTTCCTCGGCTTCCATTTCCTGAAGATTACCCAGAATACCCTTCCAAGAAGCAATTCATTCAGTATCTCGAAAGCTACACACAGAAATTCGAAATTAAACCACAGTTTAATGAGAGCGTTCAATTGGCTCGCTATGATGAAACCAGTGGCCTTTGGCGTGTCAAAACAGAGTCCATCTCCGGCGAGGTTGAGTACATTTGCCGCTGGCTTGTGGTCGCTACCGGCGAGAATGCAGAGTGTGTCACGCCGGAAATTGATGGTCTCAACCAATTTTCCGGCGAGGTTTTGCATGTTTCCGATTATAAATCCGGCGAAAGGTTTAAAGGGAAGAAAGTTTTAGTTGTGGGTTGTGGGAATTCCGGTATGGAAGTTTCTCTGGACCTTTGCAATCATGAAGCTTCTCCATCAATGGTGGTTCGAAGCTCg GTGCATGTTCTACCGAGGGAGATTCTTGGAAAATCGACTTTCGAATTGGCTGTTTTGCTGATGAAATGGCTTCCACTTTGGCTTGTGGATAAACTGATACTGATTTTGGCTTGGTTTGTGCTTGGAAATATAGAAAGATATGGGATAAAGCGGCCATCAATGGGGCCATTGCAGCTCAAGAACACGACAGGAAAAACCCCTGTTTTGGACATTGGAGCACTAAGCAAAATCAGATCCGGAGATATTGAGGTTGTTCCAGGGATCAAAAGATTCACCGAGAAGCAAGTTGAGTTCATCAATGGCGAAACAATGGACATCGATGCAGTTCTTTTGGCAACTGGATACAGAAGCAATGTTCCATTTTGGCTTCAG GAAAAGGAATTCTTCGCGAAAAACGGGTTCCCAAAGACTGAATTCCCACATAGTTGGAAAGGGAAATCTGGGCTTTATGCCGTTGGATTCACGAGGAGAGGGCTGTCTGGAGCAGCCTCAGATGCCATTAAAATTGCTCAAGATATCGGCGGTGTTTGGAGACAAGAAATAAAGCAGAAGAGACGCCCAACTGCTTGCTTGAGAAGATGCATTTCTCAATTCTAA
- the LOC111795146 gene encoding uncharacterized protein LOC111795146 isoform X1: MNGIQRRNVGNNEKPFPGCLGRMVNLFDLSTGVSRNKLLTDAPHREGSTLSRNQADVGRMFNQFSNQTEDNLTVPELLKASNKRANETSVKMLIDQEMSEMVSTKNPPNVVAKLMGLETLPHQLPDSSVQRNNIRSYPKSRAANYGMSLGCREQSGFLEEGMKFEVNECSNQKEYKDVYEIWQQSPQTNYIRERETKKGVESEIVTDRKMALVRQKFVEAKRLATSEKLRQSKEFQDALEVLSSNKDLFVKFLQEPNSLFTQHLKELQSIPPSPETKRITVLRPSKVFRDERFSDFEKKNYRQLRLPAQRTSAILDKSDPRFSPTPTINRTNEYAVAAQPTRIVVLKPSPGRNHDVKAMVSSPGSLPRVVQEESFQEGFEDDDVKESRKFARNITQKMCDNLSHRRDETLLSSVFSNGYTGDESSFEKSENDYAVETLSDLEVMSFSSHHSWEYVNRYSSPFSSSSFSRISCSPESSVCREAKKRLSERWAMMTSRGNYQEQRHVRRHSNTLGEMLALSDAKKSIITDNEVNEHKTGELEPYFNSDENIECLDGSPTTLVRSKSVPGSSALIGGLNLEASDLVIGKTDDPKLLAKPKGVKSSFNEKVSSLFFSRNKKTSKEKRGGSQTKDESQSSGVDTPSSLSFVHHSRGLSNAASHSNDGEGCSSGTSLHSANKVARGGAVQHEAGLSMKRPFTIGNAVENQEQPSPISVLEPPFSEDDYTHLELSSYIKPGNHEFCTPFKNSLIDKSPPIESVARSIFWGDSYSDSFASYALKSSPVSTCLEEEQNWHCLVEALLTMSDLSSEVQQCGFLFTRWHSLVNPLDPSLRDKYANLSNKEPMLEAKRRQLRSSRKLVFDCVNAALIDITSQELDHRRSAETSSRAHDSSFTEGTPLTLLDCVMGKLKDWVCGESRCVTGEIGDSNSLVVERVVRKEVGGKYWDDHLMMEMDNLGKEVERRLLEELLEEAVVQLTGKCD, from the exons ATGAATGGGATTCAGAGAAGAAATGTTGGTAATAATGAAAAGCCCTTCCCTGGTTGTTTGGGAAGAATGGTGAACCTCTTCGATCTGAGTACCGGTGTTTCTAGGAACAAACTTCTTACTGATGCACCACATCGTGAAG GTTCTACTCTCTCAAGAAATCAGGCGGATGTGGGAAGGATGTTTAATCAATTCTCCAATCAAACTGAAGATAATCTG ACAGTGCCTGAATTGCTTAAAGCATCGAATAAGAGAGCAAATGAAACATCTGTGAAGATGCTCATTGATCAAGAGATGTCTGAAATGGTGTCTACAAAAAATCCACCCAATGTAGTTGCAAAGCTTATGGGCCTTGAAACTCTCCCTCATCAGCTTCCTGATTCATCTgttcaaagaaacaatataAGAAGTTATCCAAAGAGTAGAGCTGCGAACTATGGAATGTCATTAGGATGTAGGGAACAAAGTGGCTTCTTGGAAGAGGGAATGAAATTTGAAGTCAATGAATGTTCAAATCAGAAAGAATATAAAgatgtttatgaaatatgGCAGCAATCTCCACAGACAAATTATATCAGAGAAAGAGAGACAAAGAAGGGAGTGGAAAGTGAAATTGTGACAGATAGAAAGATGGCTCTTGTTCGCCAGAAGTTTGTGGAAGCAAAACGTCTGGCCACCAGTGAGAAACTGCGCCAATCcaaagaatttcaagatgCACTAGAAGTTTTAAGTTCCAATAAGGATTTGTTTGTCAAGTTTCTGCAGGAGCCAAATTCATTGTTCACTCAGCATCTGAAAGAGCTCCAGTCCATCCCTCCATCTCCTGAGACCAAGCGAATCACTGTTCTTAGACCTTCAAAGGTTTTTAGGGATGAAAGATTCAGTGATttcgagaaaaaaaactatagACAGTTAAGGCTACCAGCTCAGAGGACATCAGCTATTTTAGACAAAAGTGATCCGAGATTTTCCCCTACTCCAACTATTAATAGGACTAATGAATATGCTGTAGCTGCTCAACCAACAAGAATAGTGGTTTTGAAGCCTAGTCCTGGGAGGAATCATGATGTTAAGGCCATGGTCTCATCACCTGGCTCATTGCCTAGAGTGGTGCAAGAGGAAAGTTTTCAAGAGGgatttgaagatgatgatgtgaaGGAATCAAGAAAATTTGCAAGGAATATTACTCAGAAAATGTGTGACAATCTTTCTCATCGAAGGGATGAAACTTTGCTTTCTTCTGTGTTTTCTAATGGCTATACTGGTGATGAAAGTTCGTTTGAAAAATCAGAGAATGACTATGCAGTAGAAACTCTGAGTGATTTGGAAGTCATGTCTTTCTCTTCGCACCATTCTTGGGAATATGTTAACAGATATAGTAGCCCATTTTCGTCGTCCTCCTTCAGCCGAATATCATGCTCTCCAGAGTCATCAGTGTGCAGAGAAGCCAAGAAGCGACTGTCAGAAAGATGGGCCATGATGACGTCACGTGGGAACTATCAAGAGCAAAGGCATGTACGGAGACACTCAAATACATTGGGGGAGATGCTTGCACTGTCAGATGCAAAGAAATCAATAATAACTGATAATGAAGTTAATGAACACAAAACAGGTGAGTTAGAGCCCTATTTTAATAGTgatgaaaatattgaatgtCTGGATGGTTCTCCTACAACACTTGTAAGGTCGAAATCTGTCCCAGGATCTTCTGCGTTGATTGGCGGGCTTAATCTTGAAGCATCAGATCTTGTGATCGGAAAAACTGATGATCCGAAGTTGCTAGCAAAGCCAAAGGGTGTCAAGTCATCATTTAACGAGAAAGTCTCAAGTTTATTTTTCTCGAGGAATAAAAAAACGAGTAAAGAAAAACGTGGTGGGTCTCAAACAAAAGATGAATCCCAATCTTCCGGTGTCGACACACCCTCATCCCTATCTTTCGTTCATCATTCGAGAGGTTTGAGTAATGCTGCATCTCATTCTAATGATGGTGAAGGGTGCTCATCAGGCACTTCTCTACATTCAGCCAATAAGGTTGCAAGAGGCGGTGCAGTTCAGCATGAG GCGGGTTTGTCTATGAAAAGACCTTTCACGATTGGAAACGCTGTTGAAAATCAAGAGCAGCCGAGTCCAATATCCGTTCTGGAACCACCATTTTCTGAAGATGATTATACACATCTAGAGTTGTCCAGCTATATAAAGCCAGGAAATCATG AGTTCTGTACACCATTCAAGAATAGCCTCATTGACAAATCGCCACCCATAGAATCAGTTGCTCGGAGTATATTCTGGGGTGATTCTTATTCAGATTCGTTTGCTTCCTATGCACTCAAATCTTCACCAGTTTCCACTTGTTTGGAGGAAGAACAAAACTGGCATTGCCTTGTGGAAGCCCTTCTTACAATGTCTGATCTCAGTAGTGAAGTACAACAATGTGGCTTTTTGTTTACAAGATGGCATTCACTTGTAAATCCACTAGATCCATCTCTAAGAGACAAATATGCAAATCTAAGCAACAAAGAGCCAATGCTCGAGGCCAAGCGAAGGCAGTTACGATCAAGTAGGAAGCTTGTATTTGACTGTGTGAATGCTGCCTTGATTGATATAACAAGTCAGGAACTCGACCACAGACGAAGTGCGGAAACATCTAGCAGAGCCCATGACAGCAGTTTCACTGAGGGCACACCACTAACATTATTGGACTGTGTTATGGGTAAACTGAAGGACTGGGTTTGTGGTGAATCTAGATGTGTTACCGGAGAAATTGGTGACAGCAACAGCCTGGTAGTGGAAAGGGTAGTCAGAAAAGAGGTGGGGGGAAAATATTGGGATGATCATCTTATGATGGAAATGGATAATTTGGGAAAGGAAGTAGAAAGGAGATTGCTGGAAGAGCTTTTGGAAGAGGCTGTAGTTCAATTGACAGGTAAGTGTGATTAA
- the LOC111795146 gene encoding uncharacterized protein LOC111795146 isoform X2 produces the protein MNGIQRRNVGNNEKPFPGCLGRMVNLFDLSTGVSRNKLLTDAPHREGSTLSRNQADVGRMFNQFSNQTEDNLTVPELLKASNKRANETSVKMLIDQEMSEMVSTKNPPNVVAKLMGLETLPHQLPDSSVQRNNIRSYPKSRAANYGMSLGCREQSGFLEEGMKFEVNECSNQKEYKDVYEIWQQSPQTNYIRERETKKGVESEIVTDRKMALVRQKFVEAKRLATSEKLRQSKEFQDALEVLSSNKDLFVKFLQEPNSLFTQHLKELQSIPPSPETKRITVLRPSKVFRDERFSDFEKKNYRQLRLPAQRTSAILDKSDPRFSPTPTINRTNEYAVAAQPTRIVVLKPSPGRNHDVKAMVSSPGSLPRVVQEESFQEGFEDDDVKESRKFARNITQKMCDNLSHRRDETLLSSVFSNGYTGDESSFEKSENDYAVETLSDLEVMSFSSHHSWEYVNRYSSPFSSSSFSRISCSPESSVCREAKKRLSERWAMMTSRGNYQEQRHVRRHSNTLGEMLALSDAKKSIITDNEVNEHKTGSSALIGGLNLEASDLVIGKTDDPKLLAKPKGVKSSFNEKVSSLFFSRNKKTSKEKRGGSQTKDESQSSGVDTPSSLSFVHHSRGLSNAASHSNDGEGCSSGTSLHSANKVARGGAVQHEAGLSMKRPFTIGNAVENQEQPSPISVLEPPFSEDDYTHLELSSYIKPGNHEFCTPFKNSLIDKSPPIESVARSIFWGDSYSDSFASYALKSSPVSTCLEEEQNWHCLVEALLTMSDLSSEVQQCGFLFTRWHSLVNPLDPSLRDKYANLSNKEPMLEAKRRQLRSSRKLVFDCVNAALIDITSQELDHRRSAETSSRAHDSSFTEGTPLTLLDCVMGKLKDWVCGESRCVTGEIGDSNSLVVERVVRKEVGGKYWDDHLMMEMDNLGKEVERRLLEELLEEAVVQLTGKCD, from the exons ATGAATGGGATTCAGAGAAGAAATGTTGGTAATAATGAAAAGCCCTTCCCTGGTTGTTTGGGAAGAATGGTGAACCTCTTCGATCTGAGTACCGGTGTTTCTAGGAACAAACTTCTTACTGATGCACCACATCGTGAAG GTTCTACTCTCTCAAGAAATCAGGCGGATGTGGGAAGGATGTTTAATCAATTCTCCAATCAAACTGAAGATAATCTG ACAGTGCCTGAATTGCTTAAAGCATCGAATAAGAGAGCAAATGAAACATCTGTGAAGATGCTCATTGATCAAGAGATGTCTGAAATGGTGTCTACAAAAAATCCACCCAATGTAGTTGCAAAGCTTATGGGCCTTGAAACTCTCCCTCATCAGCTTCCTGATTCATCTgttcaaagaaacaatataAGAAGTTATCCAAAGAGTAGAGCTGCGAACTATGGAATGTCATTAGGATGTAGGGAACAAAGTGGCTTCTTGGAAGAGGGAATGAAATTTGAAGTCAATGAATGTTCAAATCAGAAAGAATATAAAgatgtttatgaaatatgGCAGCAATCTCCACAGACAAATTATATCAGAGAAAGAGAGACAAAGAAGGGAGTGGAAAGTGAAATTGTGACAGATAGAAAGATGGCTCTTGTTCGCCAGAAGTTTGTGGAAGCAAAACGTCTGGCCACCAGTGAGAAACTGCGCCAATCcaaagaatttcaagatgCACTAGAAGTTTTAAGTTCCAATAAGGATTTGTTTGTCAAGTTTCTGCAGGAGCCAAATTCATTGTTCACTCAGCATCTGAAAGAGCTCCAGTCCATCCCTCCATCTCCTGAGACCAAGCGAATCACTGTTCTTAGACCTTCAAAGGTTTTTAGGGATGAAAGATTCAGTGATttcgagaaaaaaaactatagACAGTTAAGGCTACCAGCTCAGAGGACATCAGCTATTTTAGACAAAAGTGATCCGAGATTTTCCCCTACTCCAACTATTAATAGGACTAATGAATATGCTGTAGCTGCTCAACCAACAAGAATAGTGGTTTTGAAGCCTAGTCCTGGGAGGAATCATGATGTTAAGGCCATGGTCTCATCACCTGGCTCATTGCCTAGAGTGGTGCAAGAGGAAAGTTTTCAAGAGGgatttgaagatgatgatgtgaaGGAATCAAGAAAATTTGCAAGGAATATTACTCAGAAAATGTGTGACAATCTTTCTCATCGAAGGGATGAAACTTTGCTTTCTTCTGTGTTTTCTAATGGCTATACTGGTGATGAAAGTTCGTTTGAAAAATCAGAGAATGACTATGCAGTAGAAACTCTGAGTGATTTGGAAGTCATGTCTTTCTCTTCGCACCATTCTTGGGAATATGTTAACAGATATAGTAGCCCATTTTCGTCGTCCTCCTTCAGCCGAATATCATGCTCTCCAGAGTCATCAGTGTGCAGAGAAGCCAAGAAGCGACTGTCAGAAAGATGGGCCATGATGACGTCACGTGGGAACTATCAAGAGCAAAGGCATGTACGGAGACACTCAAATACATTGGGGGAGATGCTTGCACTGTCAGATGCAAAGAAATCAATAATAACTGATAATGAAGTTAATGAACACAAAACAG GATCTTCTGCGTTGATTGGCGGGCTTAATCTTGAAGCATCAGATCTTGTGATCGGAAAAACTGATGATCCGAAGTTGCTAGCAAAGCCAAAGGGTGTCAAGTCATCATTTAACGAGAAAGTCTCAAGTTTATTTTTCTCGAGGAATAAAAAAACGAGTAAAGAAAAACGTGGTGGGTCTCAAACAAAAGATGAATCCCAATCTTCCGGTGTCGACACACCCTCATCCCTATCTTTCGTTCATCATTCGAGAGGTTTGAGTAATGCTGCATCTCATTCTAATGATGGTGAAGGGTGCTCATCAGGCACTTCTCTACATTCAGCCAATAAGGTTGCAAGAGGCGGTGCAGTTCAGCATGAG GCGGGTTTGTCTATGAAAAGACCTTTCACGATTGGAAACGCTGTTGAAAATCAAGAGCAGCCGAGTCCAATATCCGTTCTGGAACCACCATTTTCTGAAGATGATTATACACATCTAGAGTTGTCCAGCTATATAAAGCCAGGAAATCATG AGTTCTGTACACCATTCAAGAATAGCCTCATTGACAAATCGCCACCCATAGAATCAGTTGCTCGGAGTATATTCTGGGGTGATTCTTATTCAGATTCGTTTGCTTCCTATGCACTCAAATCTTCACCAGTTTCCACTTGTTTGGAGGAAGAACAAAACTGGCATTGCCTTGTGGAAGCCCTTCTTACAATGTCTGATCTCAGTAGTGAAGTACAACAATGTGGCTTTTTGTTTACAAGATGGCATTCACTTGTAAATCCACTAGATCCATCTCTAAGAGACAAATATGCAAATCTAAGCAACAAAGAGCCAATGCTCGAGGCCAAGCGAAGGCAGTTACGATCAAGTAGGAAGCTTGTATTTGACTGTGTGAATGCTGCCTTGATTGATATAACAAGTCAGGAACTCGACCACAGACGAAGTGCGGAAACATCTAGCAGAGCCCATGACAGCAGTTTCACTGAGGGCACACCACTAACATTATTGGACTGTGTTATGGGTAAACTGAAGGACTGGGTTTGTGGTGAATCTAGATGTGTTACCGGAGAAATTGGTGACAGCAACAGCCTGGTAGTGGAAAGGGTAGTCAGAAAAGAGGTGGGGGGAAAATATTGGGATGATCATCTTATGATGGAAATGGATAATTTGGGAAAGGAAGTAGAAAGGAGATTGCTGGAAGAGCTTTTGGAAGAGGCTGTAGTTCAATTGACAGGTAAGTGTGATTAA
- the LOC111795146 gene encoding uncharacterized protein LOC111795146 isoform X3, whose amino-acid sequence MLIDQEMSEMVSTKNPPNVVAKLMGLETLPHQLPDSSVQRNNIRSYPKSRAANYGMSLGCREQSGFLEEGMKFEVNECSNQKEYKDVYEIWQQSPQTNYIRERETKKGVESEIVTDRKMALVRQKFVEAKRLATSEKLRQSKEFQDALEVLSSNKDLFVKFLQEPNSLFTQHLKELQSIPPSPETKRITVLRPSKVFRDERFSDFEKKNYRQLRLPAQRTSAILDKSDPRFSPTPTINRTNEYAVAAQPTRIVVLKPSPGRNHDVKAMVSSPGSLPRVVQEESFQEGFEDDDVKESRKFARNITQKMCDNLSHRRDETLLSSVFSNGYTGDESSFEKSENDYAVETLSDLEVMSFSSHHSWEYVNRYSSPFSSSSFSRISCSPESSVCREAKKRLSERWAMMTSRGNYQEQRHVRRHSNTLGEMLALSDAKKSIITDNEVNEHKTGELEPYFNSDENIECLDGSPTTLVRSKSVPGSSALIGGLNLEASDLVIGKTDDPKLLAKPKGVKSSFNEKVSSLFFSRNKKTSKEKRGGSQTKDESQSSGVDTPSSLSFVHHSRGLSNAASHSNDGEGCSSGTSLHSANKVARGGAVQHEAGLSMKRPFTIGNAVENQEQPSPISVLEPPFSEDDYTHLELSSYIKPGNHEFCTPFKNSLIDKSPPIESVARSIFWGDSYSDSFASYALKSSPVSTCLEEEQNWHCLVEALLTMSDLSSEVQQCGFLFTRWHSLVNPLDPSLRDKYANLSNKEPMLEAKRRQLRSSRKLVFDCVNAALIDITSQELDHRRSAETSSRAHDSSFTEGTPLTLLDCVMGKLKDWVCGESRCVTGEIGDSNSLVVERVVRKEVGGKYWDDHLMMEMDNLGKEVERRLLEELLEEAVVQLTGKCD is encoded by the exons ATGCTCATTGATCAAGAGATGTCTGAAATGGTGTCTACAAAAAATCCACCCAATGTAGTTGCAAAGCTTATGGGCCTTGAAACTCTCCCTCATCAGCTTCCTGATTCATCTgttcaaagaaacaatataAGAAGTTATCCAAAGAGTAGAGCTGCGAACTATGGAATGTCATTAGGATGTAGGGAACAAAGTGGCTTCTTGGAAGAGGGAATGAAATTTGAAGTCAATGAATGTTCAAATCAGAAAGAATATAAAgatgtttatgaaatatgGCAGCAATCTCCACAGACAAATTATATCAGAGAAAGAGAGACAAAGAAGGGAGTGGAAAGTGAAATTGTGACAGATAGAAAGATGGCTCTTGTTCGCCAGAAGTTTGTGGAAGCAAAACGTCTGGCCACCAGTGAGAAACTGCGCCAATCcaaagaatttcaagatgCACTAGAAGTTTTAAGTTCCAATAAGGATTTGTTTGTCAAGTTTCTGCAGGAGCCAAATTCATTGTTCACTCAGCATCTGAAAGAGCTCCAGTCCATCCCTCCATCTCCTGAGACCAAGCGAATCACTGTTCTTAGACCTTCAAAGGTTTTTAGGGATGAAAGATTCAGTGATttcgagaaaaaaaactatagACAGTTAAGGCTACCAGCTCAGAGGACATCAGCTATTTTAGACAAAAGTGATCCGAGATTTTCCCCTACTCCAACTATTAATAGGACTAATGAATATGCTGTAGCTGCTCAACCAACAAGAATAGTGGTTTTGAAGCCTAGTCCTGGGAGGAATCATGATGTTAAGGCCATGGTCTCATCACCTGGCTCATTGCCTAGAGTGGTGCAAGAGGAAAGTTTTCAAGAGGgatttgaagatgatgatgtgaaGGAATCAAGAAAATTTGCAAGGAATATTACTCAGAAAATGTGTGACAATCTTTCTCATCGAAGGGATGAAACTTTGCTTTCTTCTGTGTTTTCTAATGGCTATACTGGTGATGAAAGTTCGTTTGAAAAATCAGAGAATGACTATGCAGTAGAAACTCTGAGTGATTTGGAAGTCATGTCTTTCTCTTCGCACCATTCTTGGGAATATGTTAACAGATATAGTAGCCCATTTTCGTCGTCCTCCTTCAGCCGAATATCATGCTCTCCAGAGTCATCAGTGTGCAGAGAAGCCAAGAAGCGACTGTCAGAAAGATGGGCCATGATGACGTCACGTGGGAACTATCAAGAGCAAAGGCATGTACGGAGACACTCAAATACATTGGGGGAGATGCTTGCACTGTCAGATGCAAAGAAATCAATAATAACTGATAATGAAGTTAATGAACACAAAACAGGTGAGTTAGAGCCCTATTTTAATAGTgatgaaaatattgaatgtCTGGATGGTTCTCCTACAACACTTGTAAGGTCGAAATCTGTCCCAGGATCTTCTGCGTTGATTGGCGGGCTTAATCTTGAAGCATCAGATCTTGTGATCGGAAAAACTGATGATCCGAAGTTGCTAGCAAAGCCAAAGGGTGTCAAGTCATCATTTAACGAGAAAGTCTCAAGTTTATTTTTCTCGAGGAATAAAAAAACGAGTAAAGAAAAACGTGGTGGGTCTCAAACAAAAGATGAATCCCAATCTTCCGGTGTCGACACACCCTCATCCCTATCTTTCGTTCATCATTCGAGAGGTTTGAGTAATGCTGCATCTCATTCTAATGATGGTGAAGGGTGCTCATCAGGCACTTCTCTACATTCAGCCAATAAGGTTGCAAGAGGCGGTGCAGTTCAGCATGAG GCGGGTTTGTCTATGAAAAGACCTTTCACGATTGGAAACGCTGTTGAAAATCAAGAGCAGCCGAGTCCAATATCCGTTCTGGAACCACCATTTTCTGAAGATGATTATACACATCTAGAGTTGTCCAGCTATATAAAGCCAGGAAATCATG AGTTCTGTACACCATTCAAGAATAGCCTCATTGACAAATCGCCACCCATAGAATCAGTTGCTCGGAGTATATTCTGGGGTGATTCTTATTCAGATTCGTTTGCTTCCTATGCACTCAAATCTTCACCAGTTTCCACTTGTTTGGAGGAAGAACAAAACTGGCATTGCCTTGTGGAAGCCCTTCTTACAATGTCTGATCTCAGTAGTGAAGTACAACAATGTGGCTTTTTGTTTACAAGATGGCATTCACTTGTAAATCCACTAGATCCATCTCTAAGAGACAAATATGCAAATCTAAGCAACAAAGAGCCAATGCTCGAGGCCAAGCGAAGGCAGTTACGATCAAGTAGGAAGCTTGTATTTGACTGTGTGAATGCTGCCTTGATTGATATAACAAGTCAGGAACTCGACCACAGACGAAGTGCGGAAACATCTAGCAGAGCCCATGACAGCAGTTTCACTGAGGGCACACCACTAACATTATTGGACTGTGTTATGGGTAAACTGAAGGACTGGGTTTGTGGTGAATCTAGATGTGTTACCGGAGAAATTGGTGACAGCAACAGCCTGGTAGTGGAAAGGGTAGTCAGAAAAGAGGTGGGGGGAAAATATTGGGATGATCATCTTATGATGGAAATGGATAATTTGGGAAAGGAAGTAGAAAGGAGATTGCTGGAAGAGCTTTTGGAAGAGGCTGTAGTTCAATTGACAGGTAAGTGTGATTAA